The Brachyspira hyodysenteriae ATCC 27164 genome includes a window with the following:
- a CDS encoding cyclically-permuted mutarotase family protein encodes MKKIGLILLFIFTIFALSCSTNTASSSSNANVLDSKVDKKIVWEMGGHLPAQTGMEKNIGTAGVLYGSLGGKYIVVGGGANFPEESVLNGGAKKTYSDIYMLEDKNGVLEVVEHINWENELGYGASVTVTNGIYYIGGSSNPEADDDILFITLKDNKLNVEKIGDLPFTLQNGVAVYKDNKLYVITGKQAGKGSNKVCEYDLTTKEAKELAPVPGEASRTQAVAQLLNGNIYVFSGGDATAYTDGYKYDFANDTWEKVADVALNGEGISLLGAVSVKLNETEMLAIGGFNKAVYDDAVYNLGNLKDAALADFRAKYFGADPYEFNWNSNILIYNCESNTWKTIGEVPFDAPCGEGLILIGNKIYSINGEIKPGIRTDKMYVGTIMAK; translated from the coding sequence ATGAAAAAAATTGGTTTAATATTATTATTTATATTTACTATATTTGCTTTAAGCTGTTCAACTAATACTGCATCTTCATCATCAAATGCTAATGTATTAGATTCAAAAGTTGATAAAAAAATAGTTTGGGAAATGGGCGGACATTTACCTGCTCAAACAGGAATGGAAAAAAACATTGGTACTGCCGGAGTTTTATATGGTTCTTTAGGCGGTAAATATATAGTTGTTGGCGGCGGTGCTAATTTCCCTGAAGAGTCTGTACTTAATGGCGGAGCTAAAAAAACTTATTCTGATATTTACATGCTTGAAGATAAAAACGGCGTATTAGAAGTTGTTGAGCATATTAATTGGGAAAATGAGTTGGGATATGGTGCTTCTGTAACTGTTACAAATGGAATATACTATATAGGCGGTTCTTCTAATCCTGAAGCTGATGATGATATATTATTTATTACATTAAAAGATAATAAATTAAATGTTGAAAAAATAGGCGACTTACCTTTCACATTACAAAATGGTGTAGCTGTTTATAAAGATAATAAATTATATGTTATCACTGGTAAACAAGCAGGTAAAGGAAGCAACAAAGTTTGTGAGTATGATTTGACTACTAAAGAAGCTAAAGAATTAGCTCCTGTACCTGGTGAGGCAAGCAGAACTCAGGCTGTTGCTCAGTTATTAAACGGAAACATATATGTATTCAGCGGCGGTGATGCTACTGCTTATACTGATGGTTATAAATATGATTTCGCTAATGATACTTGGGAAAAAGTTGCTGATGTAGCTTTGAATGGTGAAGGAATATCTTTGCTTGGTGCTGTATCTGTTAAACTTAATGAAACAGAAATGCTTGCTATAGGCGGATTTAACAAAGCTGTTTATGATGATGCTGTTTATAATTTAGGAAATCTTAAAGATGCGGCATTAGCTGATTTCAGAGCAAAATATTTTGGTGCTGATCCTTATGAATTTAATTGGAACAGTAACATATTAATTTATAATTGTGAATCTAATACTTGGAAAACAATAGGGGAAGTTCCTTTTGATGCTCCTTGCGGAGAAGGTTTAATATTGATAGGAAACAAAATATATTCTATCAATGGTGAAATCAAACCTGGTATTAGAACTGATAAAATGTATGTTGGTACAATTATGGCTAAATAA